In the Sediminibacter sp. Hel_I_10 genome, one interval contains:
- a CDS encoding methylglyoxal synthase yields the protein MEIALIAHDGKKTEMVQFLNEHRAILLQKNIQLVSTGTTGKKVKKAGFEVERMLSGPLGGDAQIAARVAEGKCHMVLFFRDPLEKHPHEPDVLMLMRICDVHDVPLATNPATAQLLIKAMSLL from the coding sequence ATGGAAATAGCACTTATTGCCCATGATGGTAAAAAAACAGAAATGGTTCAGTTTCTAAATGAACACAGGGCAATACTACTTCAAAAGAACATCCAACTGGTGTCTACCGGTACCACAGGTAAAAAAGTAAAAAAAGCCGGTTTCGAGGTAGAGCGCATGCTTTCCGGTCCTTTGGGGGGCGATGCACAAATCGCAGCACGTGTTGCTGAGGGTAAATGTCATATGGTACTCTTTTTTAGAGATCCCTTAGAAAAACACCCTCACGAACCAGATGTATTAATGCTTATGCGTATTTGTGATGTACATGATGTGCCTTTGGCCACCAACCCTGCTACCGCACAACTATTGATTAAGGCTATGTCGTTGCTTTAA
- a CDS encoding sodium:solute symporter family protein: MVISTLDWVIIIFFLALFAAIGVYVSKQAGKDSKAFFLSGRNMPWWLLGVSMVATTFAADTPNFVAGVIREDGVFGNWIWWSFLLTGMLTVFFYAKLWRRSGITTDLEFYELRYSGKSAAFLRGFRAIYLGVFFNVVIMANVCLAAIKIGHVMFGFTTFQTLFIASVVTVVYSALGGLKGVLLTDFVQFIIAMVGSIWATIHIVNMSEIGGIKKLLATPEVAEKTAMLPDFSKPELFIPLLIIPLAVQWWSVWYPGAEPGGGGYIAQRMLAAKDEKHATWAVLFFNFAHYALRPWPWIIIGLASIVIFPNIESLQAAFPELESSFVKNDLSYPAMLTFLPAGLLGIVITSLIAAFMSTISTHLNWGSSYVVNDFYARFVRKNASDKEQVLAGRISTVVMMVCAALLALVLEEARDAFDLMLQIGAGTGLLFILRWFWHRINPYSEIAAMVISFGIALFFFVNGKMDTPFVELESHWQLVFGVLVTTIGWVVVTLLTKPSNEETINSFDSLIFGSESKFKGFGMKILGFFCGVIGVYCTLFAIGNFIYGKTALAFGLCAVVLVCCFAIVKSFKATT; the protein is encoded by the coding sequence ATGGTAATTTCTACACTAGATTGGGTCATCATTATATTTTTCTTGGCTTTATTTGCTGCTATTGGCGTTTACGTTTCTAAACAAGCAGGTAAAGATTCTAAGGCCTTTTTTCTTTCTGGCAGAAATATGCCTTGGTGGTTACTCGGCGTGAGTATGGTGGCAACAACCTTTGCTGCAGACACGCCCAACTTTGTTGCTGGTGTAATTAGAGAAGATGGTGTCTTCGGAAATTGGATATGGTGGAGTTTTTTGTTAACCGGCATGCTTACTGTTTTTTTCTATGCTAAGTTATGGCGACGTAGCGGAATTACCACAGATCTTGAGTTTTACGAATTGCGATACAGCGGAAAAAGTGCCGCTTTTTTACGTGGCTTTAGAGCCATCTATTTAGGAGTGTTCTTTAACGTTGTCATTATGGCCAATGTGTGCTTGGCAGCCATAAAAATTGGTCATGTAATGTTTGGTTTCACAACTTTTCAAACACTCTTCATCGCATCGGTAGTAACGGTTGTTTATTCTGCTTTGGGCGGATTAAAAGGCGTATTGCTGACAGATTTCGTTCAATTTATCATCGCGATGGTTGGGAGTATTTGGGCAACCATCCATATCGTCAATATGTCCGAAATTGGAGGTATCAAAAAACTATTAGCCACTCCTGAAGTTGCTGAAAAAACAGCAATGCTTCCAGATTTCTCAAAACCAGAGCTCTTTATCCCCTTATTGATTATTCCGTTAGCTGTACAATGGTGGAGTGTTTGGTACCCTGGTGCAGAGCCTGGCGGCGGTGGTTATATTGCACAACGTATGCTTGCTGCCAAAGATGAAAAACATGCGACTTGGGCTGTATTATTCTTTAATTTTGCCCATTATGCCTTACGGCCTTGGCCTTGGATCATTATTGGTCTTGCCTCCATTGTGATTTTTCCGAACATCGAAAGTTTACAAGCCGCATTTCCAGAATTGGAATCTTCCTTTGTAAAGAATGATCTATCCTACCCTGCCATGCTTACGTTTTTGCCTGCAGGACTTTTAGGAATAGTCATTACCTCTTTAATCGCTGCGTTTATGAGCACCATTTCCACCCACCTTAACTGGGGAAGCTCTTATGTGGTCAATGATTTCTATGCCCGATTTGTAAGAAAGAATGCTTCAGATAAAGAACAAGTATTGGCGGGAAGAATTTCTACTGTAGTGATGATGGTGTGCGCTGCACTTTTGGCATTGGTGCTTGAAGAGGCAAGAGATGCTTTTGATTTGATGTTACAAATTGGTGCCGGTACGGGGTTGCTATTTATCTTACGCTGGTTCTGGCATCGTATCAATCCGTATTCTGAAATTGCTGCCATGGTTATTTCCTTTGGAATTGCGCTATTCTTTTTTGTAAATGGAAAAATGGATACACCGTTTGTGGAATTGGAAAGTCATTGGCAATTGGTCTTTGGAGTTCTGGTAACCACCATTGGATGGGTTGTTGTCACCTTGCTCACAAAACCTTCAAACGAGGAAACCATAAATTCCTTTGATAGTCTGATTTTTGGTAGCGAATCTAAGTTTAAAGGATTCGGAATGAAAATATTAGGATTTTTCTGTGGGGTTATCGGTGTGTATTGCACCTTATTTGCCATAGGTAATTTTATCTACGGAAAAACAGCATTGGCATTCGGATTGTGTGCTGTGGTATTGGTGTGCTGTTTTGCTATTGTAAAATCGTTTAAAGCAACGACATAG
- the corA gene encoding magnesium/cobalt transporter CorA — protein MKLKRKKKSYKVKNLPPGTMAYQGKKEVTSTSIDIINYNQDTYHVKNSKLINDAFHYKGTNQVTWVNINGLNNLKDIEEVGEHYNIHPLTLEDIVNTHHRPKIDEFENYLFIVFKMLYFKNDEELQYEHVSMIVGEDYILTFQEADGDVFDDLRERISSSKGRIRTQGADYLMYAILDAIVDNYFSVIEAFGDKIEDLEGNIFMANTDSNETPNQIQSLKQDILKIRRAIFPLREVINRLEKADVNFIDVKTNSYLRDLYDHIIQVSESIDLYREMVWSLMDMYMTIISNKMNEIMKVLTIIATIFIPLTFIAGIYGMNFKNMPELQTENGYFYLLGAMAILFLFMLNYFRRKKWL, from the coding sequence ATGAAGCTAAAAAGAAAGAAAAAGTCCTATAAAGTCAAAAACTTACCTCCAGGAACAATGGCCTATCAAGGCAAGAAGGAGGTGACATCTACTTCAATTGATATCATAAATTACAATCAAGATACCTATCATGTTAAGAATTCCAAGCTTATTAATGATGCGTTTCATTATAAAGGAACTAATCAAGTAACTTGGGTTAATATCAATGGCCTTAATAATTTAAAAGATATTGAGGAGGTTGGCGAGCACTACAACATCCACCCCCTTACTTTAGAAGATATTGTAAATACCCATCATCGCCCAAAAATTGATGAATTTGAGAATTATCTGTTCATCGTATTTAAGATGCTATATTTTAAAAATGACGAAGAATTGCAATATGAGCATGTTAGCATGATTGTAGGAGAAGACTACATATTGACATTTCAAGAAGCAGATGGGGATGTGTTTGATGATTTAAGGGAGCGTATATCAAGCTCTAAGGGGCGCATAAGAACCCAAGGCGCCGATTATCTCATGTATGCTATTCTCGATGCTATTGTGGATAATTACTTTTCAGTGATTGAAGCTTTTGGTGATAAAATAGAAGATCTTGAGGGTAATATTTTTATGGCTAACACCGACAGTAATGAAACACCCAACCAAATTCAAAGCTTAAAACAGGACATCCTTAAGATTAGAAGGGCAATCTTTCCGCTAAGAGAGGTCATTAACAGACTAGAAAAAGCAGATGTCAATTTTATTGACGTTAAAACAAACAGCTATTTACGCGATCTTTATGACCATATCATTCAAGTGAGTGAATCTATAGATTTGTACCGGGAGATGGTTTGGAGTTTAATGGACATGTACATGACCATCATTAGCAATAAAATGAATGAGATCATGAAGGTCTTAACCATTATTGCCACCATTTTTATTCCGTTGACCTTTATAGCGGGGATCTACGGTATGAATTTTAAAAATATGCCTGAGCTTCAAACCGAAAATGGATATTTCTATTTATTAGGAGCTATGGCTATTTTATTCTTATTTATGTTAAACTATTTTAGAAGAAAAAAATGGCTTTAA
- a CDS encoding Dps family protein, whose amino-acid sequence MSYLNMSEEKLIPVVVELNTLLADYNVYYQKMRNFHWNVLGENFFDLHIKFEELYTDARTKIDEIAERILTLRYHPMSKMSDYLEASAVKEVSPLKTDKAMVKEILNDHKIILAQMSKVIEKAGSAKDEGTIDLIGAYIRELEKSSWMLNAWSKKSSDHLKSTIIES is encoded by the coding sequence ATGAGTTATTTAAATATGTCTGAGGAAAAATTAATACCAGTAGTGGTAGAGTTAAATACCTTACTTGCTGATTATAATGTTTACTATCAAAAAATGAGAAATTTTCACTGGAATGTATTAGGTGAGAATTTCTTTGACTTACATATCAAATTTGAAGAGTTATACACAGATGCTAGAACCAAAATCGATGAGATCGCAGAACGCATCTTAACTTTAAGATATCACCCAATGAGTAAGATGAGTGATTATTTAGAGGCTTCCGCGGTTAAAGAGGTATCACCTCTAAAAACGGATAAAGCGATGGTTAAGGAGATTTTAAACGATCACAAGATTATTTTAGCACAAATGTCTAAGGTAATTGAGAAGGCAGGTTCTGCTAAAGATGAAGGTACCATTGATTTAATTGGTGCTTATATTAGAGAGCTTGAGAAATCTAGCTGGATGCTGAATGCATGGTCTAAAAAATCATCTGATCATTTAAAAAGTACCATTATAGAATCTTAA